A DNA window from Linepithema humile isolate Giens D197 chromosome 6, Lhum_UNIL_v1.0, whole genome shotgun sequence contains the following coding sequences:
- the LOC105675950 gene encoding cGMP-dependent 3',5'-cyclic phosphodiesterase-like isoform X2 has translation MLVNSKEMVIHVIGETILDTELRFPISNNVLYEAVITKTSLILSVAKLDEKLLRYINRITDVTSKSLLIIPIQHPFKHYTAFLVCLVDYKEEDKARHACTEIVQECFRFCIGYLLNFHCSLCCCNKSRMKQQCQNLLTISKKLFTHLGDLSDHLCEIMAEAKELINAEKCSLFLLDPARQTLVAKVLNDISTKDNPNEIRISIKQGVAGYVATTGKLLNVQDAYNNFFFYRGIDDVTGFKTKNILCFPIWGDNDVVGVGQLCNKINASSFDAFDEQIATAFSIYCGTSIMYNKKMQDAEARNELSNEIMMYHMKVEESDVQELLNCKDDHNIKDFDEFHFSPKNVPYEHMPCYIIKMFTDLNFLNHWRIEKSTLARFILYVKKNYRDASYHNWTHAFSVTHFAYLLIKNVQLVEENYMTPLQALVLFVSCLCHDIDHRGTNNSFQIKSGTALASLYSSEGSVMERHHFAQTMCILNIKSCNIFESLNSNERDEALDLLKSNILATDLVSHLDSVTKLKEMIRHKYNKDDSNQQKLLFAMLMTCCDLSDQTKDWKVSKKTARQIYDEFFSQGDLEKSMGNAPIEMMDRKRAFIFDIQIKFITDIVIPVFTNLSLLFPSTQSLVHALKHNLSLWELAKSVFQNYSTNKTKDLDILFDLNFEDEVLKVFAQRN, from the exons CTGTGATAACTAAAACGTCATTGATCTTGAGTGTTGCGAAACTTGACGAAAAGTTATTGAGATATATCAATAGAATAACTGATGTTACATCAAAATCCCTCTTAATAATTCCAATACAGCATCcttttaaacattatacaGCTTTTCTTGTGTGCCTGGTAGATTATAAGGAAGAAGATAAAGCTAGGCATGCTTGTACAGAAATAGTTCAAGAATGCTTTAG ATTTTGCATTGGGTATTTGCTCAATTTTCATTGCTCATTATGTTGCTGTAACAAAAGTCGTATGAAACAACAGTgccaaaatttattaactatttctAAAAAGCTTTTTACACATTTAg GAGATCTTTCTGATCACTTATGTGAGATCATGGCAGAAGCAAAGGAATTAATCAATGCAGAAAAATGCTCCTTATTTCTTCTGGATCCTGCTCGACAAACTTTGGTTGCAAAAGTATTGAACGATATTTCTACAAAAGAC aacCCAAATGAAATAAGAATATCTATTAAGCAAGGTGTAGCTGGTTACGTTGCGACTACGGGCAAATTACTGAATGTTCAAGacgcatataataatttttttttttatcgtgggATTGATGATGTAACAGGGTTTaagactaaaaatattttatgctttcCAATATGGGGCGACAACGACGTTGTCG gAGTGGGTCaactttgcaataaaataaacgcaTCATCTTTTGATGCCTTTGATGAACAGATTGCGACTGCATTTAGCATTTATTGTGGTACatcaataatgtataataaaaagatgcaGGACGCTGAAGCTCGAAATGAACTCAGTAACGAGATAATGATGTATCACATGAAG gTGGAAGAATCTGATGTGCAAGAATTGTTAAATTGTAAGGATGACCACAATATTAAAGATTTCGACGAATTTCATTTTAGCCCAAAGAATGTGCCGTACGAGCATATGCCTTGTTATATCATTAAGATGTTCACAGACTTGAACTTTCTTAATCATTGGCGAATAGAAAAGTCAACACTTGCGAG gtttatattatatgtcaaGAAAAATTACAGAGACGCATCTTACCATAACTGGACACATGCATTCTCCGTAACacattttgcatatttgttGATAAAGAATGTGCAGCTCGTTGAAGAGAATTATATGACACCTTTACAGGCTCTGGTGCTCTTTGTGTCATGTTTGTGTCACGATATAGACCACAGGGGAACTAATAACTCATTTCAAATCAAGAGTGGCACTGCATTAGCGAGTCTTTACAGTTCAGAGGGTTCTGTTATGGAG AGGCATCATTTTGCACAAACAATGTGCATTTTAAACATCAAAAGCTGCAATATATTTGAAAGTTTGAATAGCAATGAGCGCGATGAAGCCTTGGATTTGTTAAAAAGCAATATACTTGCAACTGACTTGGTCTCTCATTTGGATAGCGTAACGAAGCTAAAAGAAATGATTCGGCACAAGTATAATAAAGATGATTCAAACCAACAGAAGCTGTTATTTGCGATGCTTATGACTTGTTGCGATCTTAGCGATCAAACCAAAGATTGGAAAGTTTCAAAGAAAACAGCG AGGCAAATATATGATGAATTCTTTTCGCAAGGAGATCTAGAAAAAAGCATGGGTAATGCACCTATCGAAATGATGGACAGAAAACGTGCGTTCATTTTcgatattcaaataaagttCATTACAGATATAGTCATTCCTGTTTTTAC TAATCTTTCGTTACTATTTCCATCAACTCAGTCTCTGGTTCACGCGCTAAAACACAATCTTTCATTATGGGAACTGGCTAAGAGTGTATTTCAAAACTATTCTACGAATAAAACGAAAGATCTCGACATTTTATTCGATCTCAATTTTGAAGATGAAGTACTTAAAGTGTTTGctcaaagaaattaa
- the LOC137000657 gene encoding cytochrome P450 6k1-like isoform X2 — protein MIRDFKNFSDRHFAGPSQKDSIGMRNLFGVKNPVWKYLRTKIAPTLTRNKLRQMFPLMMEIGTPMMEYLEKQPAVRGNAKLVDVQELSYKYTTDLIASVAFGTKMDTFHHPNTEFSSGVYKYFYSFKRMVALVTVFFMPELVELIGTKILFDFSFARKVFWSAMENREKTGEKRGDFIDSLLQLKYGEQNPVYKFEGENLLHQSGTLFSGFESSSTCMSFTLMELANYPECQDLARQDINQAIAKHGWSYEAFNDMKYLDQVIAEALRLHPPVSTIDRYTRQDYRISGTDIIIEKGTPVFISLYGLGEDPKFWHAPEVFNPNRFAENNRDMSVYLPFGLGPRMCVGMKVGQLHAKVVLALLLHTYEIWQTQEHKSVLDPRSTLTAAGNGINLYFKKIVQ, from the exons ATGATCCGCGACTTCAAGAACTTCTCCGATCGCCACTTCGCTGGCCCCAGTCAGAAGGACAGCATCGGTATGAGAAATCTGTTCGGCGTGAAGAACCCGGTCTGGAAGTACCTGCGCACCAAGATCGCGCCCACGCTGACGAGGAACAAGCTGAGGCAGATGTTCCCGCTGATGATGGAGATCGGCACGCCGATGATGGAGTATCTGGAGAAGCAGCCAGCGGTCCGCGGCAATGCGAAGCTCGTGGACGTACAGGAGCTTAGTTACAAGTACACGACCGATTTGATCGCGTCCGTCGCCTTCGGCACGAAAATGGACACCTTTCACCATCCGAACACGGAGTTCTCGTCCGGAG TTTACAAATACTTTTACTCGTTCAAGAGGATGGTCGCTCTGGTGACGGTGTTCTTCATGCCCGAGCTGGTGGAGCTGATCGGGACGAAGATACTTTTCGACTTCTCCTTCGCGCGTAAGGTTTTCTGGAGCGCGATGGAGAATCGCGAAAAAACCGGCGAGAAACGAGGCGACTTCATCGACTCGTTGCTCCAACTCAAGTACGGCGAACAAAATCCTGTTTACA AATTTGAGGGTGAAAATCTGCTGCATCAGTCCGGCACTTTATTTTCCGGCTTCGAATCGAGCAGTACCTGCATGTCCTTCACCCTGATGGAACTAGCGAATTATCCAGAGTGTCAGGACTTAGCCAGGCAGGACATTAATCAAGCAATCGCCAAGCACGGCTGGTCGTACGAAGCGTTCAACGATATGAAGTATCTTGATCAAGTAATAGCCGAAGCTCTCAGGTTGCATCCACCAGTGTCCACCATCGACAGATACACTCGTCAGGATTACAGA ATTTCTGGCACCGATATCATTATCGAGAAAGGAACACCGGTATTTATTTCTCTGTACGGACTCGGTGAAGATCCGAAGTTTTGGCATGCGCCGGAAGTATTCAACCCTAACAGATTCGCTGAGAATAACCGCGACATGAGCGTTTACCTACCGTTCGGATTAGGTCCCAGGATGTGCGTAG GAATGAAGGTGGGTCAGCTACACGCTAAAGTTGTCTTAGCGTTGCTTCTACACACTTACGAAATCTGGCAAACCCAGGAGCACAAGAGCGTTCTAGATCCGCGATCGACCTTGACGGCAGCGGGCAACGGGATAAACTTATACTTCAAGAAGATTGTTCAATAA
- the LOC137000657 gene encoding cytochrome P450 6k1-like isoform X1, whose product MMILVSLVLIVTAVILFLIYARGKLNYWKKRGVESLESDLIFGNFKDAILFRSAPGWHIGQLYKAARADAAYVGFYIFHKPCLLLRDPDVIRQFMIRDFKNFSDRHFAGPSQKDSIGMRNLFGVKNPVWKYLRTKIAPTLTRNKLRQMFPLMMEIGTPMMEYLEKQPAVRGNAKLVDVQELSYKYTTDLIASVAFGTKMDTFHHPNTEFSSGVYKYFYSFKRMVALVTVFFMPELVELIGTKILFDFSFARKVFWSAMENREKTGEKRGDFIDSLLQLKYGEQNPVYKFEGENLLHQSGTLFSGFESSSTCMSFTLMELANYPECQDLARQDINQAIAKHGWSYEAFNDMKYLDQVIAEALRLHPPVSTIDRYTRQDYRISGTDIIIEKGTPVFISLYGLGEDPKFWHAPEVFNPNRFAENNRDMSVYLPFGLGPRMCVGMKVGQLHAKVVLALLLHTYEIWQTQEHKSVLDPRSTLTAAGNGINLYFKKIVQ is encoded by the exons ATGATGATACTCGTTAGTCTTGTATTGATTGTTACGGCAGTAAtacttttcttaatatatGCCAG AGGCAAGCTCAATTACTGGAAGAAACGCGGCGTCGAGTCCCTCGAGAGCGATCTGATCTTCGGCAACTTCAAGGACGCCATACTCTTCCGCTCTGCGCCGGGATGGCATATCGGTCAGCTGTACAAAGCTGCTCGGGCGGACGCGGCTTACGTCGGCTTTTACATCTTCCACAAGCCGTGTCTGCTGTTGCGCGACCCGGACGTCATTAGGCAGTTTATGATCCGCGACTTCAAGAACTTCTCCGATCGCCACTTCGCTGGCCCCAGTCAGAAGGACAGCATCGGTATGAGAAATCTGTTCGGCGTGAAGAACCCGGTCTGGAAGTACCTGCGCACCAAGATCGCGCCCACGCTGACGAGGAACAAGCTGAGGCAGATGTTCCCGCTGATGATGGAGATCGGCACGCCGATGATGGAGTATCTGGAGAAGCAGCCAGCGGTCCGCGGCAATGCGAAGCTCGTGGACGTACAGGAGCTTAGTTACAAGTACACGACCGATTTGATCGCGTCCGTCGCCTTCGGCACGAAAATGGACACCTTTCACCATCCGAACACGGAGTTCTCGTCCGGAG TTTACAAATACTTTTACTCGTTCAAGAGGATGGTCGCTCTGGTGACGGTGTTCTTCATGCCCGAGCTGGTGGAGCTGATCGGGACGAAGATACTTTTCGACTTCTCCTTCGCGCGTAAGGTTTTCTGGAGCGCGATGGAGAATCGCGAAAAAACCGGCGAGAAACGAGGCGACTTCATCGACTCGTTGCTCCAACTCAAGTACGGCGAACAAAATCCTGTTTACA AATTTGAGGGTGAAAATCTGCTGCATCAGTCCGGCACTTTATTTTCCGGCTTCGAATCGAGCAGTACCTGCATGTCCTTCACCCTGATGGAACTAGCGAATTATCCAGAGTGTCAGGACTTAGCCAGGCAGGACATTAATCAAGCAATCGCCAAGCACGGCTGGTCGTACGAAGCGTTCAACGATATGAAGTATCTTGATCAAGTAATAGCCGAAGCTCTCAGGTTGCATCCACCAGTGTCCACCATCGACAGATACACTCGTCAGGATTACAGA ATTTCTGGCACCGATATCATTATCGAGAAAGGAACACCGGTATTTATTTCTCTGTACGGACTCGGTGAAGATCCGAAGTTTTGGCATGCGCCGGAAGTATTCAACCCTAACAGATTCGCTGAGAATAACCGCGACATGAGCGTTTACCTACCGTTCGGATTAGGTCCCAGGATGTGCGTAG GAATGAAGGTGGGTCAGCTACACGCTAAAGTTGTCTTAGCGTTGCTTCTACACACTTACGAAATCTGGCAAACCCAGGAGCACAAGAGCGTTCTAGATCCGCGATCGACCTTGACGGCAGCGGGCAACGGGATAAACTTATACTTCAAGAAGATTGTTCAATAA